The following are encoded together in the Salvelinus fontinalis isolate EN_2023a chromosome 38, ASM2944872v1, whole genome shotgun sequence genome:
- the LOC129838160 gene encoding POU domain, class 2, transcription factor 2-like isoform X6 — MSKPVEVENTVADSPMESTDSERNGPDSNHQLQQMKISPFHLSPTLSSNKNKMEECGEMSPGPPPHHSHAPSQTPLPHTQLMLTGSQLAGLTALLPAQQQLLLQQAQAQLLAAAVQQSVQQSNAAHAAHAAHAAHAAAQANQQAQAAAAANQHAQQQQAGQTGQQGQSQPQGQSTQEQTGQPVPVPPTHPQLTLSQPIQLTAQDIQQLLQLQQLVLVPGHHLQSPQFLLQQHQGQQGLLSTPNLIQLPQQNQGSLLSAPTRLGLQAQRDKAMEGSGVMTSVSSVTSHPEEPSDLEELEVFARTFKQRRIKLGFTQGDVGMAMGKLYGNDFSQTTISRFEALNLSFKNMCKLKPLLEKWLNDAETMSTDSTMPSPSSLSSSSMGFEGLPGRRRKKRTSIETNVRVALERAFITQNQKPTSEEILCIADQLSMEKEVIRVWFCNRRQKEKRINPNSATPPLPSQLPQAPPTHKPPCYSPHMMSSQLSSQLSSQLSQAVTSLSTTLTTMSSFSPLIPSGPTHSSLSSASSPVTPPPPCSTASPAPPSHSTLSLNTG; from the exons ATGTCAAAGCCAGTTGAGGTTGAGAACACAGTGGCTGACTCTCCAATGGAGAGCACAg ATTCAGAGCGGAATGGTCCTGACTCAAATCATCAG CTTCAGCAGATGAAAATCAGTCCCTTTCACCTTTCTCCAACCCTCAGCAgcaacaag aatAAGATGGAAGAGTGTGGTGAGATGTCCCCGGGCCCTCCTCCCCACCACAGCCACGCCCCGTCACAGAcgcccctcccacacacacagctcatGCTGACCGGCTCCCAACTGGCAGGG TTGACAGCTCTCTTGCCAGCGCAGCAGCAGTTGTTACTGCAGCAGGCTCAGGCTCAGCTTCTAGCTGCAGCTGTGCAGCAGTCTGTTCAGCAGTCCAATGCAGCTCACGCAGCTCACGCAGCCCACGCAGCCCACGCAGCCGCCCAAGCCAATCAGCAAGCTCAGGCAGCCGCAGCAGCCAATCAACATGCCCAGCAGCAGCAGGCgggacagacagggcagcagggCCAATCACAGCCCCAGGGACAGAGCACACAGGAACAGACAGGTCAACCTGTCCCTGTCCCGCCCACTCATCCCCAGCTCACTCTCTCTCAGCCAATTCAGCTCACCGCCCAG GACATCCAGCAGTTGTTGCAGCTGCAGCAGTTGGTTCTGGTGCCAGGACACCACCTGCAGTCTCCTCAGTTCCTCCTCCAACAGCACCAAGGGCAGCAAG GACTGCTATCAACACCAAATCTGATTCAGCTACCTCAGCAAAACCAAGGGAGCCTCCTGTCCGCTCCCACCAGGCTGGGGCTCCAAGCACAG AGAGATAAGGCTATGGAGGGCAGTGGGGTCATGACCTCTGTGTCCTCTGTGACCTCTCACCCTGAGGAGCCCAGTGACCTGGAGGAACTGGAGGTGTTCGCCCGCACCTTCAAACAGAGACGCATCAAACTGGGCTTTACacag GGTGACGTGGGAATGGCCATGGGGAAGCTATATGGGAATGATTTCAGCCAGACCACCATCTCTCGCTTCGAGGCCCTCAACCTGAGCTTTAAGAACATGTGCAAACTCAAACCACTACTGGAGAAGTGGCTCAATGATGCAG AGACCATGTCCACAGACAGTACTATGCCCAGCCccagctctctgtcctcttcctcgATGGGCTTCGAGGGCCTGCCGGGCCGACGCAGGAAGAAGAGAACCAGCATCGAGACTAACGTCCGCGTGGCCCTGGAGAGAGCCTTCATTACG CAGAACCAGAAGCCTACCTCAGAGGAGATCCTGTGTATCGCGGACCAGCtcagcatggagaaggaggtgatCCGCGTGTGGTTCTGCAACCGCCGCCAGAAAGAGAAGCGTATCAACCCCAACAGTGCCACCCCTCCCTTGCCCAGCCAGCTCCCCCAAGCCCCACCGACACACAAACCCCCCTGCTACAGCCCACACATG ATGTCCAGTCAGCTGTCCAGTCAGCTGTCCAGTCAGCTGTCCCAGGCAGTGACCAGCCTCAGTACCACATTGACCACAATGTCATCGTTCTCCCCACTGATCCCCAGTGGTCCCACCCACTCATCTCTCAGCTCCGCCTCCTCTCCAGTGACTCCTCCTCCACCTTGCAGTACAGCCAGCCCAGCCCCTCCCAGCCACAGCACACTGAGTCTCAACACAGGGTGA